Proteins encoded in a region of the Populus nigra chromosome 3, ddPopNigr1.1, whole genome shotgun sequence genome:
- the LOC133690132 gene encoding DNA-directed RNA polymerase 3, chloroplastic-like isoform X2, with translation MASTTPFSIQHPTWTTSKTLKFHEPYKNLHFLSNPSSHSLSNPSLSSSSFPFNPKLSILNPPLLFHPLHDSSHDRLLEDFEIPTINNHQKLETLIKFDQIVHGESSKRVFIRDSPWISALYWKGTRKIANKKVKLELKDIEKRKYNLLRRRQIREETEAWERMAEEYTGLVKEMCERKLAPNLPYVKSLFLGWFEPLKEAIEREQKLEKSKKQKSAFSPNIELLPADKMAVIVMHKMMGLVMVGHEDGCVRVVQAAVQIGIAIEQEVRIHNFLEKTKNHQRKKTMHDVQESMDKEKEMLRKRVNSLIRRKRLMEVQNLVIQDETKPWNRDKQAKLGSRLIELLTETAYVQPPVDQSEGIPPDVRPAFRHIFKSVTKNPGQKTVKKYGVIECDPLILTGLDGTAKHMLIPYFPMLVPPKKWRGYDKGGHLFLPSYIMRTHGSRQQQDAVRSVPGKQMQKVFEALDTLGNTKWRVNGKVLDVVERIWASGGNNAGLVNRGDIPIPEKPSSDDLTEIQKWKWSVRKAKKINQERHSQRCDTELKLSVARKLKDEEGFYYPHNLDFRGRAYPMHPHLTHLSSDLCRGVLEFAEGRPLGKSGLCWLKIHLANLYSGGVEKLSHDGRLAFVENHLSEIFDSAENPVNGKRWWLTAEDPFQCLAACINLSEALKSASPHTVISHLPIHQDGSCNGLQHYAALGRDSQEAAAVNLVAAEKPSDVYSEIATRVHEIIRRDSNKDPATNPHALLAKVDRKLVKQTVMTSVYGVTYVGAREQIKRRLEEKGHITDDRVLFSAACYAAKVTLTALGELFQAARDIMGWLGDCAKVIASEDQPVRWTTPLGLPVVQPYYKTQRHLIRTSLQVLALQREGSSVQVRKQRTAFPPNFVHSLDGSHMMMTAVACRDADLRFAGVHDSFWTHARDADLMNRILREKFVELYNMPILENLLEDFQTSYPTLKFPSLPERGNFDLQEVLRSPYFFN, from the exons atggcttcCACAACCCCTTTCTCTATTCAACACCCAACATGGACAACATCAAAAACTCTTAAATTTCATGAACCCTACAAAAACCTCCATTTTCTCTCTAACCCATCTTCTCATTCTCTTTCCAAtccttctctctcttcctcttctttccctTTCAATCCCAAACTTTCTATCCTAAACCCGCCACTTCTCTTTCACCCTTTACATGATTCTTCTCATGACCGTCTCCTTGAAGACTTTGAAATCCCCACCATTAATAACCACCAAAAGCTTGAAACTTTGATCAAATTTGACCAAATTGTGCATGGAGAGTCTTCCAAAAGAGTTTTTATTCGAGACTCGCCTTGGATTTCAGCTCTTTATTGGAAGGGTACGCGTAAAATAGCCAATAAAAAAGTGAAGTTAGAGTTAAAGGATATTGAGAAGAGGAAGTATAATTTGTTAAGGAGGAGGCAAATTAGGGAAGAGACCGAGGCGTGGGAGAGAATGGCTGAGGAGTATACGGGGTTAGTTAAGGAAATGTGTGAGAGAAAGTTGGCACCTAATTTGCCTTACGTTAAAAGTTTGTTCTTGGGGTGGTTTGAACCATTGAAAGAAGCTATAGAGAGGGAGCAGAAACTGGAGAAATCCAAGAAGCAGAAGTCGGCATTTTCTCCCAATATTGAATTGTTGCCAGCTGATAAAATGGCAGTCATTGTTATGCATAAGATGATGGGGTTGGTGATGGTGGGGCATGAAGATGGGTGCGTGCGGGTTGTCCAGGCTGCGGTGCAGATTGGTATAGCTATAGAACAGGAG GTTAGAATTCATAATTTCTTGGAGAAGACCAAGAATCACCAAAGGAAGAAGACAATGCATGATGTTCAAGAGAGTATGGACAAGGAGAAGGAGATGCTCAGGAAACGTGTAAATAGTTTGATTAGAAGGAAAAGGCTCATGGAGGTCCAAAATCTGGTGATACAGGATGAAACTAAACCTTGGAATCGAGATAAACAAGCTAAG CTTGGAAGTCGTCTAATAGAATTATTAACTGAAACAGCTTATGTACAACCCCCAGTTGACCAGTCAGAGGGCATTCCACCAGATGTTCGACCTGCATTTAGGCACATATTTAAAAGTGTAACAAAGAATCCAGG GCAGAAAACTGTGAAGAAGTATGGGGTTATAGAATGCGATCCCCTCATCCTCACAGGGCTTGATGGAACG GCTAAGCACATGTTGATTCCTTATTTTCCAATGCTGGTGCCTCCCAAAAAATGGAGAGG GTATGATAAGGGTGGGCACTTGTTCTTGCCTTCATATATCATGCGCACTCATGGATCTAGGCAGCAACAAGATGCAGTCAGGAGTGTTCCTGGGAAACAGATGCAGAAAGTATTTGAG GCCCTGGATACACTCGGAAATACCAAATGGAGGGTGAACGGAAAAGTGCTGGATGTGGTGGAGAGGATATGGGCGAGTGGTGGTAACAATGCAGGCTTGGTCAATCGAGGAGAT ATTCCTATACCAGAGAAACCATCCTCAGATGATCTAACAGAAATTCAAAAGTGGAAATGGAGTGTGAGGAAGGCAAAGAAGATAAATCAAGAGAGGCACTCTCAAAGATGTGACACTGAACTTAAGCTTTCT GTTGCTCGAAAGCTGAAAGATGAGGAGGGATTTTATTATCCTCACAATCTTGATTTTCGAGGCCGCGCATACCCGATGCACCCACATTTGACTCATCTAAGTTCCGATCTTTGTCGAGGAGTTCTTGAATTTGCAGAAGGAAGGCCATTAGGGAAGTCTGGGTTATGTTGGTTGAAAATACATTTAGCAAACTTGTATTCTGGTGGGGTTGAAAAGTTGTCGCATGATGGCCGTCTAGCATTTGTGGAAAATCATCTAAGTGAGATATTTGATTCAGCAGAGAACCCTGTCAATGGAAAGCGCTGGTGGTTAACAGCTGAAGATCCTTTCCAGTGCTTAGCTGCTTGTATTAATCTGTCAGAAGCCTTAAAGAGTGCGTCACCACATACTGTCATCTCCCACCTGCCAATCCATCAG GATGGCTCATGCAATGGTCTACAGCACTATGCAGCCTTGGGAAGAGACAGT CAAGAAGCAGCAGCAGTTAACTTAGTTGCTGCAGAGAAACCTTCAGATGTTTATTCAGAAATTGCCACTAG GGTCCATGAAATAATTAGAAGAGACAGCAATAAGGATCCTGCTACAAACCCACATGCTTTATTAGCCAAG GTGGATCGCAAACTGGTTAAACAAACAGTGATGACTTCAGTGTATGGTGTCACTTATGTTGGGGCACGTGAGCAGATAAAAAGAAGGTTAGAGGAGAAGGGTCACATCACAGATGATAGAGTGCTCTTCAGTGCAGCCTGTTATGCTGCTAAA GTGACATTGACTGCTTTAGGAGAGTTGTTCCAAGCTGCACGTGATATAATGGGCTGGCTTGGTGATTGTGCAAAG GTTATTGCTTCAGAAGATCAGCCTGTGCGGTGGACAACTCCACTAGGTCTTCCTGTCGTGCAGCCATACTATAAGACTCAACGACATCTT ATAAGAACTTCACTTCAGGTTTTGGCCCTGCAACGGGAAGGCAGTTCG GTGCAGGTTAGAAAACAGAGAACTGCTTTCCCTCCAAATTTTGTGCACTCGCTTGACGGCTCACATATGATGATGACTGCTGTTGCATGCAGGGATGCTGATTTACGTTTTGCAG GTGTTCATGACTCTTTCTGGACACATGCAAGAGACGCGGATTTGATGAATAGGATACTGCGGGAAAAATTTGTGGAGCTTTATAACATGCCAATACTTGAAAAT TTACTTGAAGACTTCCAGACGTCATATCCAACATTGAAGTTTCCATCTCTGCCTGAGAGAGGCAACTTTGACTTGCAAGAAGTTCTTAGATCTCCATATTTCTTCAACTGA
- the LOC133690132 gene encoding DNA-directed RNA polymerase 3, chloroplastic-like isoform X1, protein MASTTPFSIQHPTWTTSKTLKFHEPYKNLHFLSNPSSHSLSNPSLSSSSFPFNPKLSILNPPLLFHPLHDSSHDRLLEDFEIPTINNHQKLETLIKFDQIVHGESSKRVFIRDSPWISALYWKGTRKIANKKVKLELKDIEKRKYNLLRRRQIREETEAWERMAEEYTGLVKEMCERKLAPNLPYVKSLFLGWFEPLKEAIEREQKLEKSKKQKSAFSPNIELLPADKMAVIVMHKMMGLVMVGHEDGCVRVVQAAVQIGIAIEQEVRIHNFLEKTKNHQRKKTMHDVQESMDKEKEMLRKRVNSLIRRKRLMEVQNLVIQDETKPWNRDKQAKLGSRLIELLTETAYVQPPVDQSEGIPPDVRPAFRHIFKSVTKNPGQKTVKKYGVIECDPLILTGLDGTAKHMLIPYFPMLVPPKKWRGYDKGGHLFLPSYIMRTHGSRQQQDAVRSVPGKQMQKVFEALDTLGNTKWRVNGKVLDVVERIWASGGNNAGLVNRGDIPIPEKPSSDDLTEIQKWKWSVRKAKKINQERHSQRCDTELKLSVARKLKDEEGFYYPHNLDFRGRAYPMHPHLTHLSSDLCRGVLEFAEGRPLGKSGLCWLKIHLANLYSGGVEKLSHDGRLAFVENHLSEIFDSAENPVNGKRWWLTAEDPFQCLAACINLSEALKSASPHTVISHLPIHQDGSCNGLQHYAALGRDSQEAAAVNLVAAEKPSDVYSEIATRVHEIIRRDSNKDPATNPHALLAKVLIDEVDRKLVKQTVMTSVYGVTYVGAREQIKRRLEEKGHITDDRVLFSAACYAAKVTLTALGELFQAARDIMGWLGDCAKVIASEDQPVRWTTPLGLPVVQPYYKTQRHLIRTSLQVLALQREGSSVQVRKQRTAFPPNFVHSLDGSHMMMTAVACRDADLRFAGVHDSFWTHARDADLMNRILREKFVELYNMPILENLLEDFQTSYPTLKFPSLPERGNFDLQEVLRSPYFFN, encoded by the exons atggcttcCACAACCCCTTTCTCTATTCAACACCCAACATGGACAACATCAAAAACTCTTAAATTTCATGAACCCTACAAAAACCTCCATTTTCTCTCTAACCCATCTTCTCATTCTCTTTCCAAtccttctctctcttcctcttctttccctTTCAATCCCAAACTTTCTATCCTAAACCCGCCACTTCTCTTTCACCCTTTACATGATTCTTCTCATGACCGTCTCCTTGAAGACTTTGAAATCCCCACCATTAATAACCACCAAAAGCTTGAAACTTTGATCAAATTTGACCAAATTGTGCATGGAGAGTCTTCCAAAAGAGTTTTTATTCGAGACTCGCCTTGGATTTCAGCTCTTTATTGGAAGGGTACGCGTAAAATAGCCAATAAAAAAGTGAAGTTAGAGTTAAAGGATATTGAGAAGAGGAAGTATAATTTGTTAAGGAGGAGGCAAATTAGGGAAGAGACCGAGGCGTGGGAGAGAATGGCTGAGGAGTATACGGGGTTAGTTAAGGAAATGTGTGAGAGAAAGTTGGCACCTAATTTGCCTTACGTTAAAAGTTTGTTCTTGGGGTGGTTTGAACCATTGAAAGAAGCTATAGAGAGGGAGCAGAAACTGGAGAAATCCAAGAAGCAGAAGTCGGCATTTTCTCCCAATATTGAATTGTTGCCAGCTGATAAAATGGCAGTCATTGTTATGCATAAGATGATGGGGTTGGTGATGGTGGGGCATGAAGATGGGTGCGTGCGGGTTGTCCAGGCTGCGGTGCAGATTGGTATAGCTATAGAACAGGAG GTTAGAATTCATAATTTCTTGGAGAAGACCAAGAATCACCAAAGGAAGAAGACAATGCATGATGTTCAAGAGAGTATGGACAAGGAGAAGGAGATGCTCAGGAAACGTGTAAATAGTTTGATTAGAAGGAAAAGGCTCATGGAGGTCCAAAATCTGGTGATACAGGATGAAACTAAACCTTGGAATCGAGATAAACAAGCTAAG CTTGGAAGTCGTCTAATAGAATTATTAACTGAAACAGCTTATGTACAACCCCCAGTTGACCAGTCAGAGGGCATTCCACCAGATGTTCGACCTGCATTTAGGCACATATTTAAAAGTGTAACAAAGAATCCAGG GCAGAAAACTGTGAAGAAGTATGGGGTTATAGAATGCGATCCCCTCATCCTCACAGGGCTTGATGGAACG GCTAAGCACATGTTGATTCCTTATTTTCCAATGCTGGTGCCTCCCAAAAAATGGAGAGG GTATGATAAGGGTGGGCACTTGTTCTTGCCTTCATATATCATGCGCACTCATGGATCTAGGCAGCAACAAGATGCAGTCAGGAGTGTTCCTGGGAAACAGATGCAGAAAGTATTTGAG GCCCTGGATACACTCGGAAATACCAAATGGAGGGTGAACGGAAAAGTGCTGGATGTGGTGGAGAGGATATGGGCGAGTGGTGGTAACAATGCAGGCTTGGTCAATCGAGGAGAT ATTCCTATACCAGAGAAACCATCCTCAGATGATCTAACAGAAATTCAAAAGTGGAAATGGAGTGTGAGGAAGGCAAAGAAGATAAATCAAGAGAGGCACTCTCAAAGATGTGACACTGAACTTAAGCTTTCT GTTGCTCGAAAGCTGAAAGATGAGGAGGGATTTTATTATCCTCACAATCTTGATTTTCGAGGCCGCGCATACCCGATGCACCCACATTTGACTCATCTAAGTTCCGATCTTTGTCGAGGAGTTCTTGAATTTGCAGAAGGAAGGCCATTAGGGAAGTCTGGGTTATGTTGGTTGAAAATACATTTAGCAAACTTGTATTCTGGTGGGGTTGAAAAGTTGTCGCATGATGGCCGTCTAGCATTTGTGGAAAATCATCTAAGTGAGATATTTGATTCAGCAGAGAACCCTGTCAATGGAAAGCGCTGGTGGTTAACAGCTGAAGATCCTTTCCAGTGCTTAGCTGCTTGTATTAATCTGTCAGAAGCCTTAAAGAGTGCGTCACCACATACTGTCATCTCCCACCTGCCAATCCATCAG GATGGCTCATGCAATGGTCTACAGCACTATGCAGCCTTGGGAAGAGACAGT CAAGAAGCAGCAGCAGTTAACTTAGTTGCTGCAGAGAAACCTTCAGATGTTTATTCAGAAATTGCCACTAG GGTCCATGAAATAATTAGAAGAGACAGCAATAAGGATCCTGCTACAAACCCACATGCTTTATTAGCCAAGGTCCTAATTGATGAG GTGGATCGCAAACTGGTTAAACAAACAGTGATGACTTCAGTGTATGGTGTCACTTATGTTGGGGCACGTGAGCAGATAAAAAGAAGGTTAGAGGAGAAGGGTCACATCACAGATGATAGAGTGCTCTTCAGTGCAGCCTGTTATGCTGCTAAA GTGACATTGACTGCTTTAGGAGAGTTGTTCCAAGCTGCACGTGATATAATGGGCTGGCTTGGTGATTGTGCAAAG GTTATTGCTTCAGAAGATCAGCCTGTGCGGTGGACAACTCCACTAGGTCTTCCTGTCGTGCAGCCATACTATAAGACTCAACGACATCTT ATAAGAACTTCACTTCAGGTTTTGGCCCTGCAACGGGAAGGCAGTTCG GTGCAGGTTAGAAAACAGAGAACTGCTTTCCCTCCAAATTTTGTGCACTCGCTTGACGGCTCACATATGATGATGACTGCTGTTGCATGCAGGGATGCTGATTTACGTTTTGCAG GTGTTCATGACTCTTTCTGGACACATGCAAGAGACGCGGATTTGATGAATAGGATACTGCGGGAAAAATTTGTGGAGCTTTATAACATGCCAATACTTGAAAAT TTACTTGAAGACTTCCAGACGTCATATCCAACATTGAAGTTTCCATCTCTGCCTGAGAGAGGCAACTTTGACTTGCAAGAAGTTCTTAGATCTCCATATTTCTTCAACTGA
- the LOC133688544 gene encoding mitogen-activated protein kinase kinase kinase 20-like, with protein MAAKKINKTSSSSSSTAPVKKPRRDAKWRAMMKRRNAIMKRGTCFEILKEAAAGCSLETSPGVTWARCCLLGKGGYGSVFLAKRKTTTTTTTTSDGDLPDKIAVKSATLENASTLKHEKRVLCDLKASPNVIKCYGDEITDTGCEGEKIYNLLLEFCCGLSLHRQIKLSGSGLPESDVRKYTRDVVKGLKYVHCRGYIHCDVKPGNILLVPGTEERSGGFVAKIADFGLAMSIYENQNWGDDLIGTYPYMSPELVKEKRYDYGVDIWALGCTVVEMLSGKPVWPRMDVPGYLYTIGDSQDLPQIPSSISDDAKDFLGKCLVRNAAQRWSADELLEHPFLSVG; from the coding sequence ATGGCagccaaaaaaatcaacaaaacatcTTCGTCGTCATCTTCCACAGCACCCGTCAAGAAACCAAGACGTGATGCAAAATGGCGTGCTATGATGAAGAGACGCAATGCCATCATGAAGAGAGGGACTTGTTTCGAAATCTTGAAAGAAGCTGCTGCTGGATGCAGTTTGGAAACGAGCCCTGGGGTTACTTGGGCCAGATGTTGCCTACTTGGTAAAGGTGGTTATGGTTCTGTTTTTCTtgctaaaagaaaaacaacaacaacaacaacaacaacaagcgATGGTGATCTTCCTGATAAAATTGCTGTAAAATCCGCTACTTTAGAAAACGCGTCTACCCTCAAGCATGAAAAGAGGGTTCTTTGCGATCTTAAAGCAAGCCCTAATGTTATCAAGTGCTACGGAGATGAAATTACCGACACGGGTTGCGAGGGAGAAAAAATCTACAACCTTCTCTTAGAGTTTTGTTGTGGGCTCAGTTTACATCGTCAGATTAAACTGTCAGGTTCTGGGTTACCCGAGTCTGACGTCAGGAAATATACAAGAGATGTTGTTAAAGGCCTGAAGTACGTTCATTGTCGCGGGTATATTCACTGCGATGTGAAGCCAGGCAATATCTTGCTCGTGCCTGGTACTGAAGAAAGGAGTGGGGGTTTTGTTGCAAAAATTGCAGATTTTGGATTGGCAATGTCCATTTATGAAAATCAGAATTGGGGTGATGATCTGATTGGGACATATCCTTATATGTCGCCAGAATTGGTTAAAGAGAAGAGGTATGATTACGGTGTAGATATTTGGGCACTCGGTTGCACTGTGGTGGAGATGTTGAGTGGTAAACCTGTGTGGCCTCGCATGGACGTTCCAGGTTATCTGTATACGATAGGCGACAGTCAGGATTTGCCTCAGATACCAAGTTCTATATCTGATGATGCCAAGGATTTCCTGGGGAAGTGTCTTGTAAGGAATGCTGCTCAGAGATGGTCTGCGGACGAGTTGCTGGAACACCCATTTCTTTCGGTGGGTTAG